GTCTTATATTTGCATCCTGTAAAAAACCAGTAACTATTTTATGATTTATAAAAGAAGTAGCGCTTTATTTACTGAAGCGCAACGTGTAATTCCCGGTGGTGTAAACTCCCCGGTACGAGCCTTTAATGCTGTTGGCGGCACCCCCATTTTTATCGAAAAAGCCAAAGGCGCCTATTTGTACGATGTTGACGGAAATAAACTCATCGATTATATCGCCTCCTGGGGCCCAATGATTTTGGGACATGCAAACGATTTGGTTGTGAATGCTGTAATTGAAAAGGCACAAAAAGGAACTTCTTTCGGGATGCCTACCGAAATTGAAACAACTATCGCTTCGCTGGCTATTTCCATGGTTCCTACTATTGACAAAATACGTTTTGTGAATAGTGGTACCGAAGCATGTATGAGTGCAGTGCGTTTGGCCAGAGGTTTTACAGGAAGAGAAAAAATAATAAAATTTGCAGGTTGTTATCACGGACACAGCGATTCCTTTCTAATTCAGGCAGGAAGTGGAGCGGTTACGTTTGGTACTCCAAACAGTCCCGGAGTAACCCAAGGTACTGCAAAAGATACATTGTTAGCTCGCTATAACGATTTGGAAAATGTAGCTGAAATTATTTCTGAAAACAAAAACGAAATAGCCTGTATTATCATTGAACCTGTCGCGGGAAATATGGGTTGTATTCCTCCGGCTGAAGGATTTTTACAAGGCCTTCGCAATCTTTGCGATGCCAATGGAATTCTGCTTGTCTTCGATGAGGTGATGACCGGATTTCGTTTGGCAAAAGGCGGAGCACAGGAATTGTACAATTGTAAAGCCGATATAGTTACCTTCGGAAAAGTAATTGGTGGCGGATTGCCTGTGGGGGCTTTTGCAGCACGGGAAGAGATTATGAATTACCTGGCACCGATAGGACCTGTCTATCAGGCGGGAACCTTGAGTGGTAATCCGTTGGCAATGGCTGCCGGTCTTGCCATGCTAACACAATTAAACGATCATCCCGAAATATTTAGCTCCCTAAACGAGAAAACCGACTATTTACACCAAGGACTGGACAAAGTTCTGACCCAAGCAAAAGTCACTTATACTATTAACCGTGTTGGATCAATGATTTCCGTGCATTTTTCGGAAACTCCTGTGACTAATTTTGAAACTGCGGTACTGGCAAATAACGAAACTTTTAAGCAATTCTTTCATGGAATGTTAGCCGAAGGAGTGTATTTACCTCCAAGCGCATTCGAAAGCTGGTTTTTAAACGACGCGATTAGCTATCCAGATTTAGATAAAACAATTGAGGCGGCTGGAAAAGTTGCAAACGCTCTATAACAAAAAAGCCTTCTCGATTAGAGAAGGCTTTTTTTCTAGTACCTAGTTTAATTATCCTTTAACGAAAGCCACTTTTTATATTGGGCATCCGTTAGTGTTTTCTTCAAGCTTTCTTTTAACGCTTCGTCAAACTTTTGCTTGTTCGCTATAACGGTAGCATCTTTAGGGTCCTTCCCGTTTATGTGCTTCTTGTAATTTGCTTCTTTTGCAGTATACGCTCTAAATAAAGCCCGTTGCTGGTCTCCATTAAGATCTAGTACAGGAGTAAGTTGATCGGCCTTGGCTTTTGCAACAACTTCTGGTCTATCTGCATCTTGCGATAAAGTTTGTGCGTTTACAGAATTTACTCCAAGTAAAAATACAAAGGCAAATACAGTCAATTTTATTAGATTTTTCATTGTTCTAAAAATTAGATTTAAGGTTACTAAAGTAACAATTTTACAATGAACTAACCAAGAACTAAGCCAAAAAACGTTTTTTATTACTTATTTTTTGGAGACCCTTCTTTATTTCTGTGCCTGTCTTTTCGTCCGCGTTTATTTTGAACGCTTTTTTCCCACTTTTCGAATTGAACTTCCGTTAAAATCGACTTCATTTTCTTTTTCATTTCGATACGATCATCCAGCATTTTCGATTTTAAAGCTACCTTTTCGTCTGTTGTGAGTTCTTTTCGGTCTTTTTTTGATGCCATCATTTCTTTTCGCTTTGTAGCCCGCGCCAATTCCACTTTTTCAATTTCCTTTTGCTGGGCTTCGGTGAGATCCAGTTGCAATGTAAGCTGCTTGGTACGCAAGGTAGCTGCCTGTTGAGGTGTTAGCTCCTGTCTTTTGGTGTGCATCTCTTTTTTATCTCCTTCTGGATGCTGTGCAAATGCACTATATCCAAAAAAGAGAAGGGCAATCATTAACAAATTTTTCATAATTTCTTTTTTTAAATTCAACATTCTTTGGACATCGCAATAGTGGTAAAGTTTAATTCCTTCCGAAGAAAATAAAAAAAAAGCTGCACAGAGGCAGCTTTTCAGATCGTATAAAATTATGGAAACTAGTCTATAGCTTCCAAATATTCCAATAACATGGCTACAGCCTCATCATGCACTATGGTGCGACCCAGTTGTGGCATCCTATAAGTAGGTAACACACTCTGAGTTCGCGCCTCAATTTCCCCTCTGTTTGCATAAATGCCCGATTCGCTATAAGGTGTTTCTAATCTAAAATCTAAATTGAAATTAGTAACTGCTCCTCCGGGTTGATGGCAATGTGCGCAATTAATATCTATATAAGCCCTTCCGCGTTGAAAAATATCAAAATCGGTGCTATTGGTCCAATCCGGTAACACGCTAACACTGCTCGAATTTTCAAGTCCCATTAGAAAACCAATTTCAGTAAAGTAATCTAATTGGTTTTGGGAGGTATAACTGGGAACGAAATTCATACTTCTTAACTTCATTCCAATAGGAAATGTATTTCCTGAATTGTTATGACAGGTAAAACAATCTTGTTTTGACGGAATCATATAATCGATATTCTGAGTTGTCCCTGTGTTATCAATATAACTTATAGGAATAGTACTCCCGGTTTCCTGAAGGGTAGCCTCGGTTTGTGCAGCATCCCAAATATAATTTCCTACCTGCCAGTTTCCTGAAACCTTTAAAAGAATTCGGGTTTCAATAATTTGTTTGCCTTGGCCCGGATCCTGATCGTTATTATTGTAATAGAATGTCTTTGCAATCAGGGTATTGTTAGGGAACGAAGGTAATAAGTCACTATTGTTAAATTCCATTGCACAGTCGGGGAGGCGTATAAGTCGCTGTTTTGCGGCGTAATCTGTAAACAATGCACTATTTAATTCGTATAGCTGAACATCGGTTGCAGGATCTAAATTTTTTAAATCCCCACGAAAAACGCCCATTTCCGAAAGTAACGTCTTGAACGTTAATGGAGTTTCGGCAGTAGTAGTGGTTTGGACGGTATTGCTGGGGTTCGATTCGTTTTCGGCAGCATCCAATGCAATCACATAATATGCAAATGCCTTTTCTGCGCATAATGCCGAGACTGTCGTGTTAGTGCCACTTATGTTATCCAAAATCATGATTCCATCCTGAAATAAACGATATCCGGTAACCCCTGTATTGTCTGTCGAC
This genomic stretch from Ulvibacter sp. MAR_2010_11 harbors:
- the hemL gene encoding glutamate-1-semialdehyde 2,1-aminomutase, whose protein sequence is MIYKRSSALFTEAQRVIPGGVNSPVRAFNAVGGTPIFIEKAKGAYLYDVDGNKLIDYIASWGPMILGHANDLVVNAVIEKAQKGTSFGMPTEIETTIASLAISMVPTIDKIRFVNSGTEACMSAVRLARGFTGREKIIKFAGCYHGHSDSFLIQAGSGAVTFGTPNSPGVTQGTAKDTLLARYNDLENVAEIISENKNEIACIIIEPVAGNMGCIPPAEGFLQGLRNLCDANGILLVFDEVMTGFRLAKGGAQELYNCKADIVTFGKVIGGGLPVGAFAAREEIMNYLAPIGPVYQAGTLSGNPLAMAAGLAMLTQLNDHPEIFSSLNEKTDYLHQGLDKVLTQAKVTYTINRVGSMISVHFSETPVTNFETAVLANNETFKQFFHGMLAEGVYLPPSAFESWFLNDAISYPDLDKTIEAAGKVANAL